A part of Betaproteobacteria bacterium genomic DNA contains:
- the mreC gene encoding rod shape-determining protein MreC, giving the protein MQASAPPIFKRGPSLIVRLAFFAILSLVLLVADARFRYLEEIRAGVSVVLFPLQEAASVPSTLIKRVGEFFVTQAALYRENEQLKRERLLSGSDVQRIRALESENEQLRRLVNAPPIPGRTRTIAEILYETRDPFTRKVVIDRGMMHGVKTGQAVVDHLGVIGQVTRVFPLVAEVSLLTDKSQSVPVQSVRTGVRSITFGLGPEGMVELRFMPVNADVKSGDAFVTSGIDGTYPPGLPVAVVTSIERNATSFARILCVPAAGVSSYTRVAVLSDGPDRPENTLASPPASPPASPPASPAAPPKERTETPQ; this is encoded by the coding sequence ATGCAAGCTTCCGCGCCGCCGATCTTCAAGCGCGGCCCGAGTCTGATCGTACGGCTGGCCTTCTTCGCCATCCTTTCGCTGGTACTGCTCGTGGCGGACGCCCGCTTTCGCTACCTCGAAGAGATCCGCGCCGGCGTTTCCGTCGTCCTTTTCCCGCTCCAGGAAGCCGCATCGGTCCCCTCGACGCTGATCAAGCGGGTCGGCGAGTTCTTCGTGACCCAGGCGGCGCTGTACCGCGAGAACGAGCAACTGAAGCGCGAACGGCTCCTGAGCGGTTCGGACGTTCAGCGCATCCGTGCCCTCGAATCCGAGAACGAGCAGCTCCGGCGCCTGGTCAACGCGCCCCCCATTCCCGGCCGCACCCGCACGATCGCGGAGATTCTCTACGAGACGCGCGACCCGTTCACCCGCAAGGTCGTCATCGACCGCGGAATGATGCATGGGGTGAAGACGGGCCAGGCCGTGGTGGATCACCTGGGCGTGATCGGCCAGGTGACCCGCGTCTTTCCGCTCGTGGCCGAGGTTTCCCTGCTGACCGACAAGTCGCAATCGGTGCCGGTACAGAGCGTGCGCACCGGTGTCCGCTCCATCACGTTCGGCCTCGGCCCCGAGGGCATGGTCGAGCTGCGCTTCATGCCCGTGAACGCCGACGTGAAGAGCGGAGACGCGTTCGTGACGTCCGGCATCGACGGGACCTACCCGCCCGGTCTGCCGGTCGCCGTGGTCACCAGCATCGAGCGGAACGCAACCTCGTTCGCGCGCATCCTCTGTGTTCCCGCGGCGGGAGTCTCCAGTTACACGCGGGTGGCGGTGCTGTCCGATGGACCGGACCGGCCCGAGAACACCCTCGCATCGCCTCCTGCATCGCCGCCCGCGTCGCCTCCTGCGTCGCCGGCTGCCCCCCCGAAGGAAAGGACGGAAACCCCGCAATGA
- the mreD gene encoding rod shape-determining protein MreD, whose amino-acid sequence MSLSGLGDNIHGGEILLPVRGGYIIVTMLLALLLNLIPLPGWLSSATPDFVAVIVLYWSVFQAHRVGLWPAWVLGLLMDVADASLFGQHAISYCVAAFAGIFLHRRIQMFPMSYQIAHVLAILAGQQALQLLIRLIANADPPDMLYFVSSLTGAALWPAVVGILLVPMRRRTKLEEVG is encoded by the coding sequence ATGAGCCTGAGCGGACTGGGAGACAACATCCACGGCGGCGAGATCCTCCTGCCGGTGCGGGGCGGATACATCATCGTGACGATGCTGCTCGCCCTGCTGCTGAATCTCATTCCCCTGCCCGGCTGGCTGTCCAGCGCCACCCCGGACTTCGTCGCCGTGATCGTCCTGTACTGGAGCGTGTTCCAGGCACATCGCGTGGGGCTGTGGCCCGCCTGGGTGCTGGGACTGCTGATGGACGTGGCCGACGCCAGCCTGTTCGGCCAGCACGCGATCTCGTACTGCGTCGCCGCCTTCGCCGGCATCTTCCTGCACCGGCGCATCCAGATGTTCCCGATGAGCTATCAGATCGCGCACGTGCTGGCGATTCTCGCGGGGCAGCAGGCCCTGCAGCTGCTCATCCGGCTCATCGCCAACGCGGATCCGCCGGACATGCTCTATTTCGTGTCCAGTCTCACGGGAGCGGCCCTCTGGCCCGCGGTGGTGGGCATCCTTCTGGTGCCCATGCGCCGGCGCACGAAGCTGGAAGAAGTCGGCTGA